Proteins found in one Eretmochelys imbricata isolate rEreImb1 chromosome 9, rEreImb1.hap1, whole genome shotgun sequence genomic segment:
- the CHST2 gene encoding carbohydrate sulfotransferase 2 → MRPAGPRLEHGLGSRAQPRQAGGRAAGCRAWASPPSGRAKCQIRRGKGSVLGASGQPPRTCAPCDVMSNRWRWPAAPALLPPAPAVVLLSWPPALLSMKVFRRKALVLCLGYVLLLLLTMLNLLDYKWHKEPQQCNEPAPARRAPSSPQQPHFQPRSDIRSLYRPPAPPPRQRQLVYVFTTWRSGSSFFGELFNQNPEVFFLYEPVWHVWQKLYPGDAVSLQGAARDMLSSLYRCDLAVFQLYNTAGAGKNLTTLGIFGAATNKVICSSPLCPAYRKEVVGMVDDKVCKKCPPQRLSLLQDECYKYHTLVIKGVRVFDLAVLAPLMQDPALQLKVIHLVRDPRAVASSRIKSRHGLIRESLQVVRSRDPRIHRMPLLDASHKLNSKKEGGGGSDYHALGAMEVICSSMAKTLQTALRPPDWLKNNYLVVRYEDLVVDPIKTVRQVYGFVNLLVSPEMEKFALNMTSGPSYSSKPFVVSARNATQAVSAWRTALSFQQIKQIEEYCQQPMAVLGYERVNSPEEVKDLSKTLLRKPRL, encoded by the coding sequence ATGAGACCCGCTGGCCCTAGGCTGGAGCACGGGCTAGGAAGCAGGGCGCAGCCCCgccaggcagggggcagagcggCCGGCTGCCGGGCCTGGGCTTCCCCACCCTCGGGGCGTGCGAAATGCCAGATCCGCCGCGGgaagggctctgtgctgggggcaAGTGGGCAGCCCCCCCGGACCTGCGCTCCGTGTGATGTGATGAGCAACCGCTGGCGCTGGCCAgccgcccctgccctgctgcctcctgcccccgCAGTGGTGCTGCTGTCCTGGCCCCCGGCCCTTCTCAGCATGAAAGTCTTCCGCAGGAAGGCGCTGGTGCTGTGCCTGGGctatgtgctgctgctgctgctcaccatGCTCAACCTGCTGGACTACAAGTGGCACAAGGAGCCCCAGCAATGCAACGAGCCTGCCCCGGCCCGGCGCGCCCCTTCCTCCCCGCAGCAGCCCCACTTCCAGCCCCGCTCGGACATCCGCTCCCTCTACCGGCCGCCGGCGCCGCCGCCCCGCCAGCGCCAGCTGGTCTATGTCTTCACCACCTGGCGCTCGGGTTCGTCCTTCTTCGGGGAGCTCTTCAACCAGAACCCCGAGGTCTTCTTCCTCTACGAGCCGGTGTGGCACGTCTGGCAGAAGCTCTACCCGGGGGACGCCGTCTCCCTGCAGGGGGCGGCCCGGGACATGCTCAGCTCCCTCTACCGCTGCGACCTGGCCGTCTTCCAGCTCTACAACACGGCCGGGGCCGGCAAGAACCTCACCACGCTGGGCATCTTCGGGGCGGCCACCAACAAGGTGATCTGCTCGTCGCCGCTCTGCCCGGCCTACCGCAAGGAGGTGGTGGGCATGGTGGACGACAAGGTCTGCAAGAAGTGTCCCCCGCAGCGGCTCAGCCTCTTGCAGGACGAGTGCTACAAGTACCACACCCTGGTCATCAAGGGTGTGCGAGTCTTCGACCTTGCCGTGCTGGCCCCACTCATGCAGGACCCGGCCCTGCAGCTCAAAGTCATCCACCTGGTCCGGGACCCCCGGGCGGTGGCCAGCTCCAGGATCAAATCCCGCCACGGCCTGATCCGGGAGAGCCTACAGGTGGTGAGGAGCCGGGACCCCCGCATCCACCGCATGCCCCTCCTAGATGCCAGCCACAAGCTGAATAgcaagaaggaggggggaggtgGCTCGGATTACCATGCGCTGGGGGCCATGGAGGTGATCTGCAGCAGCATGGCCAAGACTCTGCAGACTGCCCTGCGCCCACCCGACTGGCTCAAGAACAACTATCTGGTGGTCCGCTACGAGGACCTGGTGGTGGATCCCATTAAGACTGTGCGGCAGGTGTATGGCTTTGTCAATCTGCTAGTGAGCCCAGAGATGGAGAAGTTTGCCCTCAACATGACCAGCGGGCCCAGCTACTCCtccaagccctttgtggtgtctGCCAGGAATGCCACCCAGGCAGTGAGCGCCTGGAGGACAGCACTGAGCTTCCAGCAGATCAAGCAGATcgaggagtattgccagcagccCATGGCCGTCCTGGGCTATGAGAGAGTCAACAGCCCCGAAGAGGTGAAGGACCTAAGCAAAACACTGCTCAGGAAGCCAAGGCTGTGA